The following proteins are encoded in a genomic region of Macrobrachium nipponense isolate FS-2020 chromosome 44, ASM1510439v2, whole genome shotgun sequence:
- the LOC135203981 gene encoding uncharacterized protein LOC135203981, whose protein sequence is MAQFTVQKFAADPSAELASIQNAKKLELLELASHLSIATRSSMRKNEIRNQILEDYMRVGKLGNEARQYITREPSVLAHEQQLEYERISLEREKLAAQKLESERQAEEKRLESERQMSRLKLEFEMEKARLQLALEREKEKLDYEASLALKFEQEKAKLSRENKEHEISVLEAREKPFDLAKNIKLVPTFTDYDPEDYFKTFEEIALHLDWPRDQWVWLLRPKLTGKAAKVCRHLENTTDFQNVKQAILDAFSISVEGYRQTFRNKTKFTTQTYVEFASEKLREFRKWVKSAAVSTFAELENLIVLEEFKRKLPLNIMMYLEDREEKDLLKALTLADTYSLIHKFGNRRLVVPNVIVMEKPVGQNLEPDPDCSVNPSCVVTRSQKSSSDESKVTSVLKELNIKQTLSAAYHPESQGALERWHQTFKSMLRKFCVEKLEKSDLLLHDIELVPGTTPIRQQSYRVGPEIKNKMKEEVEYLLRHGLARQNASDAGAGGVLLQESDGILHPVSYTSTKFKHHQKSYSTIEKEALSLVLALQKYECYLLGAAESTVSSVFALLASFLRATLLGSSSKGDGVTHLPD, encoded by the exons ATGGCTCAATTTACCGTTCAGAAGTTTGCTGCGGATCCCTCTGCTGAGTTAGCTAGTATCCAAAATGCTAAGAAACTAGAGCTTCTCGAGTTAGCTAGTCATTTATCAATTGCAACTAGGAGTAGCATGCGGAAGAATGAAATTCGCAATCAGATTCTTGAGGATTATATGCGTGTGGGTAAACTAGGCAATGAAGCTAGACAGTATATAACTCGTGAACCATCAGTACTAGCCCACGAGCAGCAGTTAGAATATGAGCGCATTTCCCTTGAACGCGAGAAACTAGCGGCACAGAAATTGGAATCGGAGAGACAAGCAGAAGAGAAAAGGTTAGAATCTGAGAGACAAATGTCGAGACTTAAATTAGAATTCGAGATGGAGAAAGCTAGACTTCAGttagctttagagagagagaaagaaaaactagACTATGAAGCGTCGTTAGCACTTAAATTTGAACAAGAAAAAGCAAAGCTTTCTAGAGAGAATAAGGAACATGAAATTTCGGTTTTGGAAGCTCGGGAGAAACCCTTTGATTTAGCAAAAAACATTAAGTTGGTTCCCACATTCACAGATTATGACCCTGAAGATTATTTTAAGACTTTTGAAGAGATTGCCTTGCATTTGGATTGGCCACGCGATCAGTGGGTTTGGCTATTAAGGCCGAAATTAACTGGGAAAGCTGCGAAAGTTTGTAGACATCTCGAAAATACTACAGATTTCCAGAATGTTAAACAAGCAATTTTGGATGCTTTTTCAATCTCTGTCGAGGGATATCGTCAGACCTTTCGTAACAAAACGAAGTTCACAACTCAAACCTATGTAGAATTCGCTTCAGAGAAATTAAGGGAGTTTAGGAAATGGGTAAAATCTGCTGCAGTAAGTACTTTTGCTGAATTAGAGAATTTGATTGTACTTGAAGAGTTTAAACGAAAGCTTCCTTTGAACATTATGATGTATTTAGAGGATAGGGAAGAAAAAGACTTGTTAAAGGCACTTACTCTAGCAGACACTTACTCTTTAATACATAAATTTGGCAACA GACGTCTGGTAGTTCCCAATGTCATTGTAATGGAAAAACCTGTAGGTCAAAACCTTGAACCTGATCCCGATTGCTCTGTAAATCCTTCTTGTGTTGTCACTCGTAGCCAGAAATCTAGTTCGGATGAATCTAAAGTCACTTCT GTACTTAAAGAACTAAATATCAAACAAACCTTGTCTGCTGCCTATCACCCAGAGTCTCAGGGTGCCCTCGAGCGTTGGCACCAAACTTTCAAGAGTATGCTTAGGAAATTTTGTGTTGAAAAACTTGA GAAAAGTGATTTGCTGCTACATGACATCGAGCTGGTTCCTGGTACAACACCCATTCGTCAGCAGTCCTATCGTGTGGGTCCTGAGATAAAGAACAAAATGAAGGAGGAAGTCGAATATCTTCTCCGGCATGGTCTAGCAAGACAGAATGCTAGTGATGCAGGAGCTGGAGGGGTGCTACTCCAAGAGTCAGACGGTATACTTCACCCAGTCAGCTACACCTCCACTAAGTTCAAGCATCACCAAAAGTCCTACAGCACCATTGAGAAGGAAGCACTTAGTTTGGTACTCGCCCTGCAAAAATATGAATGCTACTTACTAGGTGCTGCTGAG TCTACAGTATCGTCCGTCTTCGCCTTATTGGCCTCTTTTCTACGAGCCACTCTGTTGGGCTCGTCCTCTAAGGGGGATGGTGTCACCCATCTGCCAGATtga